The Taeniopygia guttata chromosome 31, bTaeGut7.mat, whole genome shotgun sequence genomic sequence TGGGAGGTTCATGTGAGGAAATTCAGAGTAGGGGGGTTCCCTCCGggggctgtgggatgctggGGGGCAGTGGGGGTGTTGGGCTTCCTTTGGCTCCCCCCAAAATGCTGCCCCCTCCTCCACAGGCTTTGTGCCGGCTGCCAGAGCCTCTTCCCGGGGGTGTCACTGCCCCCCCAGCGCCGCTGCCGCTGGCTCTGCCCCGACTGCCGTGGTGAGCTTCGGCCTCAGCgccctcctcctcatcctctgcaTGCTCCTCCTCATTCTCTGAGTCCTTCTCCCACCTTCCTCAGCTCTCTCAgagctttttctgttttattctcttcctcattttccttttatttctgtccTTCATTCCCTGGGGTTTTCCCTctccatcatcatcatcatcattccTTGAATTGCTCCAACCCCGTAATTATCATTTTATTCCCCTGGAACttcctgttcctcctcctcttccctgattcttccctgcctccctttccctctcttttgGACCATTTTGGTGGGGAATGGAGCCTGAAGAAGTTTGGGAGTGGGGTTAGGGGGGATCCCAAGAAAGCTGGGGTGACCCTGACCCCCTTCCTCCacctcccccagcccagagaCGAGACTTCAACCGGGAGCAGCGATTCTACAAGGTACCCCAATCCCTCAGGGGGGGAAAATGGTGCCTCTGGGCGTTCCCCAGATCcctcagggggtttggggggcccccccagagccctgacaccccctccccacagcGGGTGGGCTGCGGCACGTGCCAGGCCTGTCGCATTCCTGAGGACTGCGGGATCTGCAGCGCCTGCGCCCGCAACCCCCCCGGGGGCCCCTCCGGGCCCGGCCGGACCCCCAAGTGCCTCCTGCGCCGCTGCCTGCGCATCGTCAAGAAGGTACCGGCACCCCCttgtcactgtcacccccctgggtgtcaccagcacccccccagtgtcaccagcacccccccagtgtcaccagcacccccttgtcactgtcacccccctgggtgtcaccagcacccccccagtgtcaccagcacccccccagtgtcaccagcaccccctTTTCACTGTCACTCCCCCCAggtgtcaccagcacccccccagtgtcaccagcacccccccagtgtcaccagcaccccctTTTCACTGTCAccccccccagtgtcaccagcacccccccagtgtcaccagcacccctttgtcactgtcaccccccTGGGTGTCACCAGCActcccccagtgtcaccagcacccctGCATTTCACTGTCACCCCCCCCAGTGACACCAGCACCCCCCCAGTGACACCAGCACCCCCCCAGTATCACCAGCACCCCCTTTTCACTGTCAccccccccagtgtcaccagtcccccccaatgtccccagcacCCCTTTGTCACTGTCCCCCGTTTCCCTGTGtggttttcccccatttccctgtgttgttttcccattttcctgcattgttttcccctttttccctgcgttgtttcccccatttccctgtgTTGTTCTCCCCCGTTTCCCTGcattattttcccccatttccctgcaTTGTTTCCCCCGTTTCCCCCCGTTACCCCGTGTTTTCCCTGCTCTCCGGTAACCCCGATGTCCCACCCGGTGTCCCCGCAGGGCCTGGGCTGCGGCTCCTGCTCGGGCTGCCTGAGCACCGAGGACTGCggcagctgctgcatctgccTGCGGCGCCTGCAGCCCGGCCTCAAGCGCCAGTGGCGCTGCCTGCGGCGCCGCTGCCTGCGCCCCAAGGTGGGACTGTCCCCTcggtgccacccctgccatcCCCCCGCTCTCGGGGTGTCACCCTGGCGTGTCCCCCCACGCCGTTGTCCCCTGCTGACCCAaaccctgtgtccccacagaaAGCCAGGGTGGCCAAGAAGCCGCAGACCCCCCGACCCATGACGGAGGTGAGTGTGGGACCCCCGGGACGGTGGCGCAGCGCGGAGCCCCCCTGTTCTGGGGGAGGGGGCACCCCAAGGTGCTCCCCACTCAGCCTCATTTCTCCCCACAGAAGTGGAAGCCCCTGGTGGAGCGGGAGCCCGGAGACGCCTCCAGCGCCAGGCACAGAGTGAGTGGGACccccctgggcacacctgggcacacctggagcccccagccccccccacaaaccccccctccctcccagaAGCCGCTGACCAAGGGCAAGGAGAAGAAGAAGCCGGGGCGACCCCCGAAGgcccccgggccccgcggggTGAGTGACAGcccttggccccgcccccgtcTATTGGCCCCGCCCCCGTCTCTTAGCCCCGCCCCTCCACAGTGGCCACGcccctcccagagcagctcttaGGGGCAGGGAAAGCCGTAATGTCCTTAATACAGGGGCCCGTAAAAGGGGCAGTATTGGGGTGCAGGTACCGTAATGTCCTTAATACAGGGGCCTGTAAAAGGGGCAGTATTGGGGTGCAGGTACTGTAATGTCCTTAATACAGAGGCCTGTAAAGGGGCAGTATTGGGGTGCAGGTACCGTAATGATCCTAGTGGCTGTTCCAGCCCCTAATGCTGATGTTCAGCACCCAGAATAATGGGGTGCGGATACCGTAATTCCCCTAAAGGCTGTGCCAGCCAATAATGCAGCTCAGGACCTGCATTAATGGGGTGCAGGTACCGTAATGATCCTATGCTGACTCCTAGGCTGAATATTGGGGTTCAGCGCATTTAATCCCCACTGATACCGAGGTGGCAGAACCGTAATACCTCTaaggctggagccaggccacTGTGACACCTCAAAAACTGTTCATAGCTGATGGAGGGGTCTGAGCAGCCCTGGCGATAGGCTTGGGGCACCGTAACGCCCCAAATAATGGGGTTCAGGTATCCCCAAACTCCTCAGAGCAGGGTTTGGTTACCATAATCCTCCTAAAAACCGCTCCGGGTGTAATGGCAGGACCCGGGTACCGGGGTGCAGATACCGTAATGCCCCAAATAGCTGGGCTCTGTACCATAATGCCTCTAATAGCTGCTCCTAGCGGAATGTCTGCTAACCCaccgctgctgctgcctggctgccGTAATACCCCTAATACCGCCGCATCTACCGCAACGCTCCTAATAGCTGCTCCCACGCTAACAGCAGGCCACCGGGGGGGCCCTGGGGACGCCCCCGCGGCGGGTCCCGGGGGCAGCGGGGGTGACGCCGCTCTCTGCCGGCAGCGGGGGGCGCGGAGCCGGGCCAGCCGGCGCTGCGGGGCGTGCACAGCCTGCCGGCGCCCGGCCGACTGCGGCCGCTGCGACTTCTGCCGGGACAAGCCCAAATTCGGGGGGCAGAACCTCAAGCGCCAGAAGTGCCGCTGGAGGCAGTGCCTGCGCTGTGCCATGGTGGGTGCCCCCCCAGTGCTTCCTCCCAGTAACCTCCCAGCGAGCCCCAAACGTCCCCTCTGACCCCTTTCCTCAGCCACCCGACTCCTTcagctggggaaactgaggcacgcgCAAGGTTCAGGATCCCCCGGTGCTGGGTGCAGCCCAGTTTGGACCAGTATGGACAAgtttggggtgggaagggggtgTTGGTCGGCACCCAGGTGGCACCTGGACGTCTCAGTCCTGTTTCTGGGAGGGGTTGTGTGGACGCCTGGGTCCTTCCTGCATTGCTTGGCTTTGGGGGCTCACCCTGGGTCTCTTTTGGGGGGCGTTGTGGGGGTCCCTCGGCCAGCCAGGCCCACCTGGGGGGGTTCTCCCTgccaaatccccctccccttGCAACTGCCCCACCCGCTCTGAGGTCTCTCTCCTGGCGCAGAGGCGGCTGCTGCCGGTGGGGGGGGGTCGCTGGGGGTCCCCCTGGAGcggccgccccctccccccgtCCAGGCCCCGCTGgtccccccggcccccccgTGCCGCCACCCGGAGCCACCGCCGCCTGCCCCGCCCCCCCCGCAAGGTAACGGGACCCCCCCTCTGCTCAGGGGGGCCCCCAAAATGCTCCTCCCACCCCCAAAATGCTCCTCCCACCCCCAAAATGCTCCTCCCACCCCCTTGGGACCCtcaccccacccccccctttGCTGCGCTCGCtttgctgctttgctctgcacgGACCCTCCCCCCTCGGGGGGACCCAGGCGTCGGGGGAGGGGACCAAGGtgtcccccccctccccccacaggaggggctttggggagttttggggaccCCCGGATGCCTCGGTCCCCTCACCTGTGACCCCAAGGCTTGtgtgtgcctcagtttccccacagGGGGTgaggtggggtgggggtgggggtccTCTGCAGACACCTGGGTTCCGTTTTAGGGGGATGAGGGGGTCCCTCCTGGATATTTGGGGGGGTTCACCTGGCTGCCCTgacctgcccctcccccacaggagaagcaggagcCGCTGGGGGGGGCTGAGAACAGCCCCGGGCCCATCCCGGGCCCCCCCCTGCGCCTCTGCCCCATCAAGGAGGAGGCAGGACCCCTCCCCCGCCTCGAGGTGAGACCCCCCGGCTGCCTGGGACCCTCcctggacccctgggacccccctgtgaccccccctgccccccaggaccctcgcCTGGGGCTCCTCATCGCCTCGGCCCCTCGCCTCAAAGGGGCCCCCCCGGAGCCCAGCGTTGCCCCCCAAAGGGTGAGTGGgaccccaaacaccccctgagcctcctcgGGGTGTCTGGGACCCCCATAACGCCCCTGCCCCCCCTTTTCCAGCCCTCCCCGGGCGATTTGGGGGTCCTGATCGCCGCCACCCCCCGCGtgaagcaggagcagccccagcccagcgcGTCCCTGGTGCCGGTAAGGGGGGGACcctggggtctggggggtcgctggggtttgggggggggtcctgaGCCTCTGCCTTcacccccaggtgcccccccagcccccccctgcccagctggtggtgctggacgagagcgaggaggaggaggaggaggaagaggaggaggagggcggcAGCCGAGTGGTGAGGAAGAGGGGGGGGTGGGAGGAATTGGGGAGGGTCCTGAGGAacttggggggtttttgggggggtcttgagaaggatttgggggtgtcctggggcctttagaggggatttgggtggaGGATTCTGAGAAATGGGAACTTTAGAGGGAGTTTTGGGTCCTGGTGAGTTCAGGAAGGGACTTTAGGGAGcgggaggtttttggggtcctgTAGTTTGGGGGAGGAATTTTCAGGAGtgggggacatttttggggagcTGGTGAGTTCAGGAAGGGACTTTTGGGAGTGGGAGGTTTTTGGGATCCTGTAATTTGGGGGAGGAATTTTCAGGagtggggacatttttgggggcTGGTGAGTTCAGGAAGGGACTTTTGGGAgtgggaggtttttgggggagGAATTTTCAGGagtggggacatttttggggggctggtGAGTTCAGGAAGGGACTTTTGGGAGcgggaggtttttggggtcctgTAGTTTGGGGGAGGGATTTTCAGGAGtgggggagatttttggggagcCGGTGAGTTGGGGAAGGGACTCTGGAGATGCCCCTTGGGATTTTTGAAGCCTCTGGAagcaggagggtttggacagAGGAGCTTCCTGCTGTCTGGGGGAGTTCTTGGGGGTCTCCAATTGTGCACCCCATTAACCCCTTCTCCCCCACAGCCCTTCCCGCTGCCTCCCGCTCCACAGCTCTGGCCCGGCTCCTTCCTGGAGGAACTGGCCGAGATCCCCCTCCCGGCTCACTGGGGCGTGGTGGGGGCTGACGGTGGTCCCGGGCCGTGCCCTGCGCGGGGTCTGCGGCTGGTTCAGCGCTGTCCCCGCTCCTCCATGGCCGCGGCCGCCGTGCTGCTCAACCCGGGCTTGGCTTTCCGTGTCCTGGTGGCCCGCGGCCGCCCGGTGCCCCCCGGGCACGAGGTGCTGGCCCGGCGTCCCCCCCTGCGCTCCGTGCTGGACCTGgtggagctgctctgtgatCTCGAGGCCTACGGGCCCtgcccgggacccccgggacccccggcccggccccccgCCCCCCGATGCCACGTCCTGGTGAGGGGGGGGCGCTGCTGCCGGCCCTGCCAGAtgctggggggggaggggcattgagggagggaggggggaggattttggggtgggggggagcaAATGgaggggatggatttgggggggtgggagtGAAAAATGTGGGGAGGGAAAtagggagggggaaggggaatggAAAAGgaaccaaaatttggggggtggggaggtTTGGGAAGTGATGGTTGAACTGGAATTGGGGGGGGAAGAAAActgggaggggaaaatgaggaaattaaAAGGTGGGGGGGCACTAAAATTGGGGGAtgtgggggtggggaggagggatGGGGTGTTGCACCTTTGGGGTGGGGagtggatttggggatggagcCTTGGGtgtggtgggggaggggcactggtgaggccccTGGGTGGGACTGGCACCCCTGAACCCTCAGAGTCACTGGGAGATTCTGGGGTGCCCCACAGGTTTGGGGGCTCCAGGACCCCGCTGTGGGGCTTCAGGGAGACCCCGGGGTGACACCccgattttggggaccccctgcACAGTGTCAGGTCGCCCCTCCCCCAGTGACACAGCAAGGCTGAGGGACCCCAGCAGTGGCATTTTGAGGGGGGGAGTCCCCAGTTTGGTTCCACTCCCCCCGTTTGGTTTCCCAGGGATATTGGGGTGTTCTCAGCACccgtttttgggggggtttgccccccaccccccaggttTATGGGGACATCAGGTTTATGGGGCCCCGAGTTTGTTCcttctcccatttccccagTGCCATACtggggcccctcccccaccccccagagCTTCTATTTTTGACACTGGAACCGCCCCCCGAAACGGGGGCGTGGCCCCTTTAAGAGCCCCGCCCTCCCCTTTGTAGAGATTTAATGACCTAATTGAGGCGCGGGGAGGGGCGTGGCTTTCCTTCGCCCCGCCCCTCTGCTTAGGCCCCGCCCACACGCACCTTTCACCTGTCGCTTCCTCGTGCCGCGTCCTTTTATGGTAAAGGGGCGTGGCCTGCGCTGCTTAAGCCCCTCCCACTccccgccccccgcgctgcCTTCAGGGAGTTTCGCGCCGAAGCCATAACCCCGCCCCCtttttggccccgccccctcggCAGAATTTAAAGAGACCGCGAggaattatttttgttaaaagtaataaaaagttTTAAGgagaaaaccaaaaacatttCGTGATCCTTGAGAATGGGATCGATATCCGGAGGGGGCCCCCCCAAAATCCGAGGGAGGGTCTCACCTCCCCGCCCCGAACACCTTCTCCAGCAGCCGCATGGGGGGCGCGGCCGGCGGGGGCCGAGCTTTGCGCCGCCAAATCTCCTCCTCGGTGGGTCTTTGGGTGAAGCCCCAGGTCGGCAGAGGGGCGGAGGGGTCTCcggaggtttttgggggggctTTGGAGGCCTGGCGGGTGTAGAACCCCCCCTCCCGCTTGGCCTGGGCCACCTCGG encodes the following:
- the LOC115491942 gene encoding uncharacterized protein isoform X7, giving the protein MGTPPRRMAEGWAECPALGPGWQRREAFRKSGATSGRSDTYYRSPTGQKFRSKIELRRFLGPGHDLSNFDFKSGLERPGPTRPRKSPKWPPPAGPLPEPPKIFKKEEEEEEVEVEVEVGGAETEKAPPSPVQAPPIAIQATPPVHQATPPLVDATPPSAVATPPPEPPHRRTRKRPPLEPTQDGVVALCAGCQSLFPGVSLPPQRRCRWLCPDCRAQRRDFNREQRFYKRVGCGTCQACRIPEDCGICSACARNPPGGPSGPGRTPKCLLRRCLRIVKKGLGCGSCSGCLSTEDCGSCCICLRRLQPGLKRQWRCLRRRCLRPKKARVAKKPQTPRPMTEKWKPLVEREPGDASSARHREKQEPLGGAENSPGPIPGPPLRLCPIKEEAGPLPRLEVRPPGCLGPSLDPWDPPVTPPAPQDPRLGLLIASAPRLKGAPPEPSVAPQRPSPGDLGVLIAATPRVKQEQPQPSASLVPVPPQPPPAQLVVLDESEEEEEEEEEEEGGSRVPFPLPPAPQLWPGSFLEELAEIPLPAHWGVVGADGGPGPCPARGLRLVQRCPRSSMAAAAVLLNPGLAFRVLVARGRPVPPGHEVLARRPPLRSVLDLVELLCDLEAYGPCPGPPGPPARPPAPRCHVLVRGGRCCRPCQMLGGEGH
- the LOC115491942 gene encoding uncharacterized protein isoform X6; this encodes MGTPPRRMAEGWAECPALGPGWQRREAFRKSGATSGRSDTYYRSPTGQKFRSKIELRRFLGPGHDLSNFDFKSGLERPGPTRPRKSPKWPPPAGPLPEPPKIFKKEEEEEEVEVEVEVGGAETEKAPPSPVQAPPIAIQATPPVHQATPPLVDATPPSAVATPPPEPPHRRTRKRPPLEPTQDGVVALCAGCQSLFPGVSLPPQRRCRWLCPDCRAQRRDFNREQRFYKRVGCGTCQACRIPEDCGICSACARNPPGGPSGPGRTPKCLLRRCLRIVKKGLGCGSCSGCLSTEDCGSCCICLRRLQPGLKRQWRCLRRRCLRPKKARVAKKPQTPRPMTEKWKPLVEREPGDASSARHRKPLTKGKEKKKPGRPPKAPGPRGEKQEPLGGAENSPGPIPGPPLRLCPIKEEAGPLPRLEVRPPGCLGPSLDPWDPPVTPPAPQDPRLGLLIASAPRLKGAPPEPSVAPQRPSPGDLGVLIAATPRVKQEQPQPSASLVPVPPQPPPAQLVVLDESEEEEEEEEEEEGGSRVPFPLPPAPQLWPGSFLEELAEIPLPAHWGVVGADGGPGPCPARGLRLVQRCPRSSMAAAAVLLNPGLAFRVLVARGRPVPPGHEVLARRPPLRSVLDLVELLCDLEAYGPCPGPPGPPARPPAPRCHVLVRGGRCCRPCQMLGGEGH
- the LOC115491942 gene encoding methyl-CpG-binding domain protein 1 isoform X3: MAEGWAECPALGPGWQRREAFRKSGATSGRSDTYYRSPTGQKFRSKIELRRFLGPGHDLSNFDFKSGLERPGPTRPRKSPKWPPPAGPLPEPPKIFKKEEEEEEVEVEVEVGGAETEKAPPSPVQAPPIAIQATPPVHQATPPLVDATPPSAVATPPPEPPHRRTRKRPPLEPTQDGVVALCAGCQSLFPGVSLPPQRRCRWLCPDCRAQRRDFNREQRFYKRVGCGTCQACRIPEDCGICSACARNPPGGPSGPGRTPKCLLRRCLRIVKKGLGCGSCSGCLSTEDCGSCCICLRRLQPGLKRQWRCLRRRCLRPKKARVAKKPQTPRPMTEKWKPLVEREPGDASSARHRKPLTKGKEKKKPGRPPKAPGPRGRGARSRASRRCGACTACRRPADCGRCDFCRDKPKFGGQNLKRQKCRWRQCLRCAMEKQEPLGGAENSPGPIPGPPLRLCPIKEEAGPLPRLEVRPPGCLGPSLDPWDPPVTPPAPQDPRLGLLIASAPRLKGAPPEPSVAPQRPSPGDLGVLIAATPRVKQEQPQPSASLVPVPPQPPPAQLVVLDESEEEEEEEEEEEGGSRVPFPLPPAPQLWPGSFLEELAEIPLPAHWGVVGADGGPGPCPARGLRLVQRCPRSSMAAAAVLLNPGLAFRVLVARGRPVPPGHEVLARRPPLRSVLDLVELLCDLEAYGPCPGPPGPPARPPAPRCHVLVRGGRCCRPCQMLGGEGH
- the LOC115491942 gene encoding methyl-CpG-binding domain protein 1 isoform X4; protein product: MGTPPRRMAEGWAECPALGPGWQRREAFRKSGATSGRSDTYYRSPTGQKFRSKIELRRFLGPGHDLSNFDFKSGLERPGPTRPRKSPKWPPPAGPLPEPPKIFKKEEEEEEVEVEVEVGGAETEKAPPSPVQAPPIAIQATPPVHQATPPLVDATPPSAVATPPPEPPHRRTRKRPPLEPTQDGVVALCAGCQSLFPGVSLPPQRRCRWLCPDCRAQRRDFNREQRFYKRVGCGTCQACRIPEDCGICSACARNPPGGPSGPGRTPKCLLRRCLRIVKKGLGCGSCSGCLSTEDCGSCCICLRRLQPGLKRQWRCLRRRCLRPKKARVAKKPQTPRPMTEKWKPLVEREPGDASSARHRRGARSRASRRCGACTACRRPADCGRCDFCRDKPKFGGQNLKRQKCRWRQCLRCAMEKQEPLGGAENSPGPIPGPPLRLCPIKEEAGPLPRLEVRPPGCLGPSLDPWDPPVTPPAPQDPRLGLLIASAPRLKGAPPEPSVAPQRPSPGDLGVLIAATPRVKQEQPQPSASLVPVPPQPPPAQLVVLDESEEEEEEEEEEEGGSRVPFPLPPAPQLWPGSFLEELAEIPLPAHWGVVGADGGPGPCPARGLRLVQRCPRSSMAAAAVLLNPGLAFRVLVARGRPVPPGHEVLARRPPLRSVLDLVELLCDLEAYGPCPGPPGPPARPPAPRCHVLVRGGRCCRPCQMLGGEGH
- the LOC115491942 gene encoding methyl-CpG-binding domain protein 1 isoform X5; its protein translation is MGTPPRRMAEGWAECPALGPGWQRREAFRKSGATSGRSDTYYRSPTGQKFRSKIELRRFLGPGHDLSNFDFKSGLERPGPTRPRKSPKWPPPAGPLPEPPKIFKKEEEEEEVEVEVEVGGAETEKAPPSPVQAPPIAIQATPPVHQATPPLVDATPPSAVATPPPEPPHRRTRKRPPLEPTQDGVVALCAGCQSLFPGVSLPPQRRCRWLCPDCRAQRRDFNREQRFYKRVGCGTCQACRIPEDCGICSACARNPPGGPSGPGRTPKCLLRRCLRIVKKGLGCGSCSGCLSTEDCGSCCICLRRLQPGLKRQWRCLRRRCLRPKKARVAKKPQTPRPMTEKWKPLVEREPGDASSARHRKPLTKGKEKKKPGRPPKAPGPRGRGARSRASRRCGACTACRRPADCGRCDFCRDKPKFGGQNLKRQKCRWRQCLRCAMEKQEPLGGAENSPGPIPGPPLRLCPIKEEAGPLPRLEDPRLGLLIASAPRLKGAPPEPSVAPQRPSPGDLGVLIAATPRVKQEQPQPSASLVPVPPQPPPAQLVVLDESEEEEEEEEEEEGGSRVPFPLPPAPQLWPGSFLEELAEIPLPAHWGVVGADGGPGPCPARGLRLVQRCPRSSMAAAAVLLNPGLAFRVLVARGRPVPPGHEVLARRPPLRSVLDLVELLCDLEAYGPCPGPPGPPARPPAPRCHVLVRGGRCCRPCQMLGGEGH
- the LOC115491942 gene encoding methyl-CpG-binding domain protein 1 isoform X1 gives rise to the protein MGTPPRRMAEGWAECPALGPGWQRREAFRKSGATSGRSDTYYRSPTGQKFRSKIELRRFLGPGHDLSNFDFKSGLERPGPTRPRKSPKWPPPAGPLPEPPKIFKKEEEEEEVEVEVEVGGAETEKAPPSPVQAPPIAIQATPPVHQATPPLVDATPPSAVATPPPEPPHRRTRKRPPLEPTQDGVVALCAGCQSLFPGVSLPPQRRCRWLCPDCRAQRRDFNREQRFYKRVGCGTCQACRIPEDCGICSACARNPPGGPSGPGRTPKCLLRRCLRIVKKGLGCGSCSGCLSTEDCGSCCICLRRLQPGLKRQWRCLRRRCLRPKKARVAKKPQTPRPMTEKWKPLVEREPGDASSARHRKPLTKGKEKKKPGRPPKAPGPRGRGARSRASRRCGACTACRRPADCGRCDFCRDKPKFGGQNLKRQKCRWRQCLRCAMEKQEPLGGAENSPGPIPGPPLRLCPIKEEAGPLPRLEVRPPGCLGPSLDPWDPPVTPPAPQDPRLGLLIASAPRLKGAPPEPSVAPQRPSPGDLGVLIAATPRVKQEQPQPSASLVPVPPQPPPAQLVVLDESEEEEEEEEEEEGGSRVPFPLPPAPQLWPGSFLEELAEIPLPAHWGVVGADGGPGPCPARGLRLVQRCPRSSMAAAAVLLNPGLAFRVLVARGRPVPPGHEVLARRPPLRSVLDLVELLCDLEAYGPCPGPPGPPARPPAPRCHVLVRGGRCCRPCQMLGGEGH
- the LOC115491942 gene encoding methyl-CpG-binding domain protein 1 isoform X2 is translated as MGTPPRRMAEGWAECPALGPGWQRREAFRKSGATSGRSDTYYRSPTGQKFRSKIELRRFLGPGHDLSNFDFKSGLERPGPTRPRKSPKWPPPAGPLPEPPKIFKKEEEEEEVEVEVEVGGAETEKAPPSPVQAPPIAIQATPPVHQATPPLVDATPPSAVATPPPEPPHRRTRKRPPLEPTQDGVVALCAGCQSLFPGVSLPPQRRCRWLCPDCRAQRRDFNREQRFYKRVGCGTCQACRIPEDCGICSACARNPPGGPSGPGRTPKCLLRRCLRIVKKGLGCGSCSGCLSTEDCGSCCICLRRLQPGLKRQWRCLRRRCLRPKKARVAKKPQTPRPMTEKWKPLVEREPGDASSARHRKPLTKGKEKKKPGRPPKAPGPRGRGARSRASRRCGACTACRRPADCGRCDFCRDKPKFGGQNLKRQKCRWRQCLRCAMEKQEPLGGAENSPGPIPGPPLRLCPIKEEAGPLPRLEVRPPGCLGPSLDPWDPPVTPPAPQDPRLGLLIASAPRLKGAPPEPSVAPQRPSPGDLGVLIAATPRVKQEQPQPSASLVPPPPAQLVVLDESEEEEEEEEEEEGGSRVPFPLPPAPQLWPGSFLEELAEIPLPAHWGVVGADGGPGPCPARGLRLVQRCPRSSMAAAAVLLNPGLAFRVLVARGRPVPPGHEVLARRPPLRSVLDLVELLCDLEAYGPCPGPPGPPARPPAPRCHVLVRGGRCCRPCQMLGGEGH